The following are from one region of the Aspergillus chevalieri M1 DNA, chromosome 1, nearly complete sequence genome:
- a CDS encoding MIX23 family protein (COG:S;~EggNog:ENOG410Q2HU;~InterPro:IPR016805,IPR019171;~PFAM:PF09774) encodes MSRAASTSAPTLSPQFCFDERVLRDFLRVSRSTIDDSITQNLNALITPARRGFDPSSTAVRQTDKLEKPIHPEACQSFKENVLFPSWQTRSDVLSYCAGVATSPDPEDPDLILRQIESARDRERVVNERLDPYSARFFPREARTESLANLVRNQRTVEEIIRARTWAMVSERCSGSSSNWEEALNSWRERQQR; translated from the exons ATGTCTCGAGCAGCATCGACATCGGCTCCTACACTGTCTCCTCAGTTCTGTTTTGACGAGAGAGTGCTGAGAG ACTTCTTACGTGTTTCGCGATCCACCATAGACGACTCCATTACCCAAAACCTCAATGCCTTGATCACTCCAGCCCGGAGGGGCTTCGATCCCTCATCCACTGCTGTACGCCAAACAGACAAACTCGAGAAACCAATACATCCAGAAGCCTGCCAGAGCTTTAAAGAAAATGTGCTATTCCCCTCATGGCAGACTCGATCAGATGTGCTCAGCTACTGTGCCGGCGTAGCTACGAGCCCCGATCCGGAGGATCCGGATCTCATTCTCCGCCAGATTGAATCCGCCAGAGATCGAGAACGGGTCGTCAATGAGCGGCTAGATCCATACTCGGCGCGTTTCTTCCCTCGTGAAGCACGGACGGAGTCTCTGGCCAACTTGGTTCGGAACCAGCGTACTGTTGAGGAAATTATTCGGGCGCGGACGTGGGCTATGGTCTCTGAGAGATGCAGCGGTTCGTCTTCTAATTGGGAGGAGGCACTCAATAGCTGGCGTGAAAGACAGCAGCGGTAG
- a CDS encoding putative formamidopyrimidine-DNA glycosylase (COG:L;~EggNog:ENOG410PJBJ;~InterPro:IPR012319,IPR010979,IPR015886,IPR035937;~PFAM:PF01149,PF06831;~go_function: GO:0003676 - nucleic acid binding [Evidence IEA];~go_function: GO:0003684 - damaged DNA binding [Evidence IEA];~go_function: GO:0003906 - DNA-(apurinic or apyrimidinic site) endonuclease activity [Evidence IEA];~go_function: GO:0008270 - zinc ion binding [Evidence IEA];~go_function: GO:0016799 - hydrolase activity, hydrolyzing N-glycosyl compounds [Evidence IEA];~go_function: GO:0019104 - DNA N-glycosylase activity [Evidence IEA];~go_process: GO:0006284 - base-excision repair [Evidence IEA]), producing MPELAEVSRIVHFIRQHLVGKTLSKVAAQHDDVVYGKVGTSAAEFQKAVQGKQIAGAGQQGKYFWITMSSPPHVVMHFGMAGWLKIRNADTFYYRTDKPEDKDWPPKYWKFLLETDEDPKTEAAFVDFRRLARIRLVDCPADEIRKYTPLKENGPDPVTDKDAVTDSWLIEKVRSKKVPIETLLLDQANISGIGNWMGDEILYHAKIHPEQYSNTLSDEQIKELNSSMRYVCDTSVELLADSERFPEHWLFKHRWGKGKKDQPSVLPNGKEIVFLTVGGRTSAVVPSVQKKTGAVSKDVSDEDVNGAQTQSKRKRGAVKKEENDFESKDDESKVQSKRQSKASVKDENEEDTKQTTETASAGRRRSTRNKK from the exons ATGCCTGAGCTAGCCGAAGTTTCGCGCATCGTCCATTTCATCCGTCAGCACTTGGTTGGAAAGACCCTCTCAAAGGTCGCAGCCCAgcatgatgatgttgtttaCGGAAAAGTGGGCACCAGTGCTGCAGAGTTTCAAAAAGCAGTGCAGGGGAAACAAATCGCAGGTGCCGGTCAGCAGGGGAAGTACTTCTGGATCACCATGTCCTCGCCGCCTCATGTTGTGATGCACTTCGGCATGGCAGGCTGGCTGAAAATCAGAAATGCCGATACATTTTACTACCGGACTGACAAGCCAGAGGACAAGGACTGGCCGCCTAAGTATTGGAAGTTTTTACTGGAAACAGACGAGGATCCCAAGACGGAGGCTGCGTTTGTGGACTTTCGCAGACTTGCACGGATACGATTGGTGGACTGTCCAGCAGACGAGATCCGAAAGTACACGCCTCTCAAGGAGAATGGGCCCGATCCAGTTACAGACAAAGATGCAGTGACTGATAGTTGGCTGATTGAAAAGGTACGGAGCAAGAAGGTACCAATTGAGACCTTGCTGCTTGACCAAGCCAACATCAGTGGGATAGGCAATTGGATGGG GGATGAAATATTGTACCATGCCAAGATCCATCCGGAACAATACAGCAACACGCTGAGCGATGAACAGATCAAGGAGCTCAACTCTTCAATGCGTTACGTCTGCGACACCTCGGTGGAATTGCTTGCAGATTCCGAAAGGTTCCCAGAACACTGGCTTTTCAAGCATCGGTGGGGAAAGGGGAAAAAGGACCAGCCCTCCGTTCTCCCTAACGGAAAGGAGATTGTCTTCCTTACCGTTGGAGGTCGAACCAGCGCGGTAGTTCCGTCTGTGCAAAAGAAGACCGGGGCTGTATCAAAGGATGTTAGCGACGAGGATGTCAATGGTGCGCAAACTCAGTCGAAGCGAAAGAGGGGAGCTGttaagaaagaggaaaatgATTTCGAGTCTAAGGACGACGAAAGCAAGGTTCAATCTAAAAGACAGAGCAAGGCATCCGTCAAGGATGAGAATGAGGAAGATACAAAACAGACAACTGAAACGGCATCTGCTGGCAGACGCCGTTCCACTCGCAACAAGAAATAG
- a CDS encoding uncharacterized protein (COG:S;~EggNog:ENOG410PV0H;~InterPro:IPR019261,IPR043472,IPR012664;~PFAM:PF10021) has translation MNRITSQSVETERHNWDAGRQQRREIAKETVKVLPGILKNLPTKPDGYKWTPVEIRRLDPKYCPNLNGQVQVVNGDTFDTAIRFDELFPRKNPINTKPVCVLNMANAIWAGGGFRNGSLAQEEELCYRSSLIFTLKLRFYPMKDLEAIYSPTVVIIRKGIKKDYELLDLKKPRSLPVVSVISMAALYNPGLWWPASGPPTYEDPADREIMKEKMRVILRMAAHNKHRRLVLGALGCGAFNNPREEVANCWAEVLKEKEFRGWWETIAFAIVPPPPSLRERSNLEIFEEVLDGLSI, from the coding sequence ATGAATCGCATCACGTCCCAGTCAGTGGAGACAGAACGGCATAATTGGGACGCAGGACGGCAGCAAAGGAGAGAAATCGCAAAGGAAACCGTAAAAGTGCTCCCCGGCATACTAAAAAATCTCCCAACTAAACCCGATGGGTATAAATGGACACCAGTTGAAATACGCCGTCTGGATCCCAAATACTGTCCGAACTTAAATGGCCAGGTCCAGGTTGTGAATGGTGACACATTCGATACTGCAATTCGCTTTGATGAACTGTTCCCTCGCAAAAATCCTATCAATACCAAACCTGTCTGTGTCCTTAACATGGCTAACGCGATATGGGCAGGAGGAGGCTTTCGCAATGGGTCGTTGGCACAGGAAGAAGAGCTATGTTATCGGAGTAGCCTTATTTTCACTTTGAAGCTACGGTTCTATCCCATGAAGGATCTCGAGGCCATCTACTCGCCCACCGTTGTGATAATTCGAAAGGGTATCAAAAAGGACTATGAACTTCTGGATTTGAAGAAGCCGAGATCGCTCCCTGTTGTCAGCGTCATCAGTATGGCTGCATTGTACAATCCAGGGCTGTGGTGGCCCGCGAGTGGTCCTCCCACTTACGAAGATCCTGCAGACCGAGAGATaatgaaggagaagatgcGTGTGATCCTTCGCATGGCCGCACACAATAAGCATCGCAGGCTGGTCTTGGGTGCCTTGGGTTGCGGTGCCTTCAATAATCCCAGAGAAGAAGTTGCGAATTgctgggctgaagtactgaaggaaaaggaattCCGAGGATGGTGGGAAACCATTGCATTTGCGATTGTGCCACCTCCCCCAAGTTTGAGGGAGAGGTCTAATCTAGAGATATTTGAGGAGGTGCTTGATGGACTTTCAATTTAA
- the nar1 gene encoding iron-sulfur cluster assembly protein NAR1 (BUSCO:EOG09261P7G;~COG:Y;~EggNog:ENOG410PGEE;~InterPro:IPR004108,IPR009016;~PFAM:PF02906) — protein sequence MSAILSADDLNDFISPGVACIKPVETLPQKAPQNSEDPYQVTTEDKVQPENFPPAEISLTDCLACSGCVTSAEAVLVSLQSHMEVLNTLDAHPQIPLAFEQDGTAKLATNAVPEEGRIFVASVSPQVRASLAATYGISEKEAGYMIDQLLRGPNGLASGGKHGNGFTWVVDTNNMREAVLVLTADEVDESLSPNNTTAADGTNNAPPKRPILSSACPGWVCYAEKTHPFVLPHLSRMKSPQALMGTFFKTVLGKSLGISPSQIWHLAVMPCFDKKLEASREELTDVSWRPEGSASQPVRDVDCVITTREILSLASARGLSLPNLPLKSLPQSLTPRFPDRTLHDMLFSKCASKDQTLASSTSGGYLYHVLKTFQSRNSGSEIVIQRGRNADVVEYILISAEKQPIMKAARFYGFRNIQNLVRKLKPARVSRLPGAKTIGSAGGNRRQPVSRNGASAGSGPDYAYVEVMACPGGCTNGGGQIRIEDAKQITFDTQTTDASETSSKPTPHEQRAWLARVDEAYYSAESESESIAENQQPPSLAEKEPKIHDAMQYWSQIMGVPLPRLVQTTYREVQSDVGKTQTGDNDTARVVELAGKIGGGW from the exons ATGAGTGCAATTCTGTCTGCAGATGACCTAAATGACTTCATTTCGCCTGGAGTCGCATGCATCAAGCCCGTTGAGACTCTCCCACAGAAAGCACCACAGAACTCAGAG GACCCTTATCAGGTGACGACAGAAGACAAAGTCCAGCCCGAGAATTTTCCACCGGCAGAGATCTCGCTGACAGATTGTCTGGCATGCTCCGGCTGTGTCACGTCTGCTGAAGCAGTCTTGGTCTCGTTGCAGTCACATATGGAGGTCCTCAACACTCTCGATGCGCACCCTCAGATACCATTGGCATTTGAACAGGATGGTACGGCGAAATTAGCAACCAATGCTGTACCCGAAGAAGGGCGGATATTCGTGGCTAGCGTTAGTCCTCAGGTCAGAGCTAGTTTGGCTGCGACATATGGCATCTCGGAGAAGGAGGCCGGTTATATGATTGACCAGCTTCTTCGAGGACCTAACGGTCTTGCGTCAGGTGGTAAACACGGAAATGGGTTTACATGGGTCGTGGATACCAACAACATGCGTGAGGCGGTGCTAGTTCTCACTGCAGACGAGGTCGATGAGTCGCTCAGTCCTAACAATACTACTGCAGCCGATGGTACAAACAATGCACCTCCGAAGCGGCCGATTTTGTCTTCCGCATGCCCTGGGTGGGTATGTTACGCTGAAAAGACACACCCGTTCGTCCTCCCTCATTTGTCTCGGATGAAATCGCCGCAGGCCCTGATGGGCACTTTCTTTAAGACAGTTCTGGGCAAATCTCTCGGGATTTCGCCGTCTCAGATTTGGCACCTGGCGGTCATGCCATGCTTCGACAAGAAACTCGAAGCTAGCAGAGAAGAGCTTACTGATGTGTCATGGAGGCCCGAGGGAAGCGCCTCTCAGCCGGTTCGCGACGTCGACTGTGTGATTACAACCCGCGAGATTCTTTCATTGGCGTCTGCACGAGGGCTGTCTCTTCCTAATCTACCTTTGAAATCTTTGCCACAGTCCCTCACCCCGCGATTCCCCGACAGAACTTTGCACGACATGCTCTTCTCGAAGTGCGCTTCGAAAGACCAGACGCTTGCCTCCAGCACTTCAGGGGGCTACCTTTACCATGTTTTGAAAACATTCCAGTCCCGGAATTCGGGAAGTGAGATTGTCATTCAACGCGGGCGGAATGCCGATGTAGTCGAGTACATCCTCATTTCCGCCGAAAAACAACCCATCATGAAAGCGGCTCGTTTCTATGGTTTCAGGAACATTCAAAACCTTGTCCGAAAACTCAAACCTGCACGCGTGTCCAGGCTCCCAGGCGCAAAAACGATTGGTTCTGCAGGCGGAAACCGACGACAGCCCGTGTCGCGGAATGGGGCCTCTGCAGGGTCAGGCCCGGACTATGCCTACGTCGAAGTCATGGCGTGCCCTGGTGGCTGTACCAATGGGGGTGGACAAATACGGATCGAAGATGCTAAGCAGATCACCTTTGATACGCAAACGACAGATGCGTCTGAAACATCATCCAAGCCGACGCCACACGAGCAGCGCGCATGGCTCGCTCGTGTAGATGAAGCATACTATTCTGCTGAGTCTGAATCAGAGAGCATCGCAGAGAATCAGCAGCCCCCTTCTCTGGCCGAGAAAGAACCCAAGATCCACGATGCCATGCAATATTGGTCCCAGATCATGGGAGTCCCGCTCCCTAGGCTTGTGCAAACGACCTATCGCGAAGTACAGAGCGACGTTGGAAAGACGCAAACTGGAGATAATGATACTGCGCGTGTTGTCGAGTTAGCAGGCAAGATTGGTGGCGGCTGGTAA
- the RPC10 gene encoding Rpo12/RPC10 RNA polymerase subunit family protein (COG:K;~EggNog:ENOG410PR3T;~InterPro:IPR039747,IPR006591,IPR029040;~PFAM:PF03604;~go_function: GO:0003677 - DNA binding [Evidence IEA];~go_function: GO:0003899 - DNA-directed 5'-3' RNA polymerase activity [Evidence IEA];~go_function: GO:0008270 - zinc ion binding [Evidence IEA];~go_process: GO:0006351 - transcription, DNA-templated [Evidence IEA]), giving the protein MSREAYQVPSLGGQNAFGDGFAGSMDGPIVAYLCGECNSRVSLKRGDQIRCKECGHRVLYKERTKRMVQFEAR; this is encoded by the exons ATGTCCCGCGAAGCCTACCAAGTCCCCTCCCTCGGCGGCCAGAACGCCTTCGGCGATGGCTTCGCCGGCTCGATGGACGGCCCTATTGTCGCTTATCTGTGTGGAGAGTGTAACTCGCGCGTGTCGCTGAAGCGCGGTGATCAGATTCGGTGCAAGGAGTGTGGTCATCGGGTGTTGTATAAGGAGCGGACGAAGAG AATGGTTCAGTTCGAGGCCCGGTGA
- the TRP4 gene encoding anthranilate phosphoribosyltransferase (BUSCO:EOG09262N10;~COG:E;~EggNog:ENOG410PH4I;~InterPro:IPR036320,IPR000312,IPR017459,IPR005940, IPR035902;~PFAM:PF02885,PF00591;~go_function: GO:0004048 - anthranilate phosphoribosyltransferase activity [Evidence IEA];~go_function: GO:0016757 - transferase activity, transferring glycosyl groups [Evidence IEA];~go_process: GO:0000162 - tryptophan biosynthetic process [Evidence IEA]) codes for MPSHPADMQAEHVSISPLLQRLAYPATQVPVEASEIASAFALIFEDRLSAIQMAALLTLLHSTGKDKEADVIAKCSHRMREAASQVERSALKQALKARGKKEGNYKGGLCDIVGTGGDSHSTFNVSTTASIIASPLLMTAKHGNRAQTSFSGSADVLNAISPVPPKISAVNASNVARVYEATNYAFLFAPNFHPGMGYANPVRRGLGLRTIFNLMGPLANPVDWALEARMVGVAYQSLGPVFADALRQGGAKKALVVCGEEDMDEISCAGKTNCWKLSEYPNPAYQGSDKPDETSSSEEDTPRTLVTLETFQLHPSDFGLPTHPLSDVYGRKMPKDNAAKLMSILRNELPRDDPILDFVIMNVAALLVVSGICDADTSNMGPGDDGQVITERGPGGGRWKEGVRRARWAIENGASLKCLEEFIEVTNKLEQQQ; via the exons ATGCCTTCTCATCCAGCCGATATGCAGGCTGAGCATGTCTCCATCTCGCCCCTCCTTCAGCGACTTGCCTACCCCGCGACTCAGGTTCCAGTCGAAGCATCTGAGATCGCCTCTGCATTCGCATTGATCTTCGAAGATCGCCTATCCGCTATTCAAATGGCTGCCCTTTTGACTCTCTTGCACTCTACTGGAAAGGACAAGGAAGCAGACGTCATCGCGAAATGTTCGCACCGCATGAGAGAGGCCGCTTCCCAGGTCGAAAGATCTGCTTTAAAGCAAGCTCTCAAGGCCCGTGGAAAGAAGGAAGGCAACTACAAGGGAGGTTTG TGCGACATCGTTGGCACCGGCGGAGATTCGCATTCTACCTTTAACGTTTCTACGACCGCCTCCATTATCGCATCGCCACTGCTTATGACGGCCAAACATGGCAATCGCGCGCAGACCTCGTTTTCCGGATCCGCTGATGTTCTCAATGCAATTTCGCCCGTTCCACCGAAGATCTCAGCTGTGAATGCAAGCAACGTTGCACGGGTTTACGAAGCGACCAATTATGCGTTCCTGTTCGCCCCGAACTTCCACCCTGGTATGGGCTACGCGAATCCTGTGCGACGTGGACTCGGACTTCGCACAATATTCAATCTCATGGGTCCATTGGCCAATCCTGTCGACTGGGCCCTGGAAGCGCGCATGGTTGGAGTGGCCTACCAGAGTCTTGGCCCGGTTTTTGCAGATGCTTTGCGACAAGGGGGTGCAAAGAAAGCCCTTGTCGTTTGTGGTGAAGAAGATATGGATGAGATTAGTTGCGCGGGCAAGACCAACTGCTGGAAACTCTCTGAATATCCTAACCCCGCCTATCAAGGATCAGACAAACCAGACGAGACCAGCAGCAGTGAGGAGGACACGCCCCGCACTCTGGTCACGTTGGAAACATTCCAGCTCCACCCGTCTGACTTTGGTCTTCCGACTCATCCGCTGTCGGACGTGTACGGAAGGAAGATGCCCAAAGACAATGCGGCCAAGCTTATGAGCATCTTGCGCAACGAACTGCCTCGTGATGACCCCATTCTGGATTTTGTTATTATGAATGTCGCTGCCCTTCTGGTCGTTTCCGGTATCTGTGATGCTGATACCAGCAATATGGGCCCAGGCGACGATGGTCAGGTCATCACGGAGCGTGGCCCTGGCGGTGGACGCTGGAAGGAGGGTGTTCGTCGTGCTCGCTGGGCTATCGAGAACGGCGCCTCTCTCAAATGCCTGGAAGAGTTCATCGAAGTGACGAACAAACTCGAGCAGCAGCAATAA
- a CDS encoding mitochondrial 54S ribosomal protein uL10m (COG:S;~EggNog:ENOG410PJEZ;~InterPro:IPR043141,IPR001790;~go_process: GO:0042254 - ribosome biogenesis [Evidence IEA]), which yields MPPRLRVSNARLPRSLRCQRALYQHELPILVRSASTATTPAPSHEQMTHSPPPIARYPPSQPPSHRSPEYRRSQLLRQYTSLIRTTPLMLFFQHTNLKSVEWVGIRRELNKALRTVDEKIAAEGRATPALTPHIKMQTVQTNIFEVALRIVEYFRPDQAAMAAGQSPSAVDPASQTSAEINLAGSRDDPSLFHDLSRTAHDAVLNMKNKHEFSTLLAGPIAVLTIPQVSPEHMKAALSVLCPKAVGYPAPTRRANPGWHETGVQEGLQKLNLLAARVDGDVFDVDQTKWIGSIEGGMDGLRSQLVMALQSIGSSVTNTLEGAGKSLYFTLESRKNVLEEEQKGPEEGKSDS from the coding sequence ATGCCTCCACGGTTACGGGTCTCGAATGCACGCCTTCCACGCTCGCTCCGATGCCAACGGGCACTGTACCAACATGAGCTTCCTATCCTCGTGCGGAGCGCAAGCACAGCGACGACTCCGGCCCCATCTCACGAGCAAATGACACACTCCCCTCCTCCGATTGCCAGATACCCTCCCTCTCAGCCTCCCTCCCACCGTAGTCCCGAGTACCGGAGGTCACAACTTCTGCGGCAATACACATCGCTCATCCGCACCACGCCTCTGATGCTGTTCTTCCAACACACCAACCTGAAGTCCGTGGAATGGGTTGGAATCCGACGAGAACTCAACAAGGCCCTGCGCACTGTGGACGAGAAAATCGCCGCAGAGGGCCGCGCTACTCCCGCTTTGACACCGCACATCAAAATGCAGACCGTCCAGACCAACATTTTCGAAGTTGCACTGCGTATCGTTGAGTATTTCCGCCCCGATCAAGCCGCCATGGCTGCCGGACAGAGCCCCAGCGCTGTTGACCCGGCGTCGCAGACCTCCGCCGAGATCAACCTGGCAGGGTCGAGGGATGACCCGAGTCTGTTCCACGATTTGTCTCGTACCGCCCACGACGCTGTGttgaacatgaagaacaagCACGAGTTCTCGACGCTTCTTGCCGGTCCTATTGCCGTCCTTACTATCCCCCAAGTCTCGCCGGAGCATATGAAGGCAGCGCTTTCAGTCCTTTGCCCAAAGGCCGTTGGATACCCTGCCCCAACCCGGAGAGCGAACCCTGGATGGCACGAGACTGGTGTGCAGGAGGGTCTGCAGAAGCTGAACTTGCTTGCTGCCCGCGTTGACGGTGATGTGTTTGATGTCGACCAGACCAAGTGGATCGGCAGTATTGAGGGTGGTATGGATGGGTTGCGTTCGCAGCTCGTCATGGCCTTGCAGAGCATAGGATCCAGCGTTACGAACACTTTGGAGGGTGCTGGAAAGAGTCTGTACTTTACTCTCGAGAGCAGGAAAAACGTTTTGGAGGAGGAGCAGAAGGGTCCAGAAGAAGGGAAGAGCGACTCGTGA
- a CDS encoding phosphatidylinositol-specific phospholipase C (COG:T;~EggNog:ENOG410PKC3;~InterPro:IPR000909,IPR017946;~PFAM:PF00388;~go_function: GO:0008081 - phosphoric diester hydrolase activity [Evidence IEA];~go_process: GO:0006629 - lipid metabolic process [Evidence IEA]) translates to MAAEHLTIRNLTSTPVTVKRIERFHATNHGFSCLTGTLKNTTHSKSVVVIDSHTEPFAEKEVDIRVEPFTTVKTELPAFVDSKKERLRWTIDAEGEQHQVQTPVPTSESATMKPLSDSPRFQFTGIYVTPEAHLAIYSSANLNAWMKELRDDTLMSSLSIPGTHNAPTYHHAPPSVRCQAVSPREQLQNGVRFFDIRVQPVHPENPDRDELALVHSVFPVALTWRKYFRDLMDEVNDFLEKNPSESLIICLKREGPGTHTDEQLSRIVADHYATPESRWYTEPKIPTLGEVRGKVVLMRRFNIQERLKQAHEGRGWGIDAAGWADNCAHSMCPSGQICIQDFYEVLKPEVIEKKIQYVSEQCHRASQTCYPFGILPPNADRNHPFYINFLSASNFFKLKTWPEKIAAKINPAAVDYLCRRHEAEGESDWSTGILVTDWVGKDGDWDLARCIVGMNSRLKFRQSKCA, encoded by the coding sequence ATGGCCGCCGAACATTTGACCATTCGCAACCTCACCTCCACGCCGGTTACCGTCAAGCGCATTGAGCGATTTCATGCGACAAACCATGGCTTCTCGTGCCTTACCGGAACCCTGAAAAATACCACCCACAGCAAGAGCGTCGTGGTCATCGACTCTCATACTGAGCCGTTTGCTGAGAAGGAGGTCGACATTCGCGTGGAACCGTTCACGACAGTCAAGACTGAACTCCCCGCTTTCGTTGATTCCAAAAAGGAGCGTTTGCGCTGGACCATCGACGCAGAAGGGGAGCAGCACCAGGTGCAGACCCCCGTTCCTACGTCCGAATCGGCCACCATGAAGCCGCTATCCGACAGCCCTCGCTTCCAGTTTACCGGCATCTATGTGACTCCTGAAGCGCATCTCGCGATTTACTCCTCGGCCAATCTGAATGCGTGGATGAAGGAACTAAGGGACGACACATTAATGTCATCTCTCTCGATTCCAGGCACACATAACGCACCTACATACCATCACGCGCCTCCGTCTGTTCGTTGTCAGGCCGTGAGCCCACGCGAACAGCTCCAAAATGGCGTTCGCTTCTTTGATATTCGCGTCCAGCCGGTACACCCTGAAAACCCCGATAGAGATGAACTGGCCCTGGTGCACAGTGTCTTCCCCGTCGCTCTGACTTGGCGTAAATACTTCCGTGATTTGATGGATGAGGTCAACGATTTTCTGGAGAAAAACCCGTCCGAGTCCCTCATTATCTGCCTCAAGCGGGAAGGTCCTGGCACCCACACCGATGAGCAGCTGAGCCGCATTGTAGCCGACCATTACGCAACCCCAGAGAGCCGGTGGTACACAGAACCCAAGATCCCCACCTTGGGCGAAGTCCGCGGCAAGGTTGTCCTTATGCGCCGGTTCAATATCCAGGAACGACTGAAACAAGCTCACGAAGGCCGTGGTTGGGGCATCGACGCCGCCGGATGGGCCGACAACTGCGCGCACTCGATGTGCCCCAGTGGGCAAATCTGCATCCAGGATTTTTACGAAGTCTTGAAACCAGAGGTCATCGAGAAGAAGATACAGTATGTGAGCGAGCAATGCCATCGAGCAAGCCAGACCTGTTATCCTTTTGGTATCCTGCCTCCCAATGCCGACAGGAACCACCCGTTCTACATCAATTTCCTGAGCGCGAGCAACTTCTTCAAACTCAAGACGTGGCCGGAGAAGATTGCTGCTAAGATAAACCCTGCGGCGGTTGATTACCTCTGTCGTCGGCATGAGGCTGAGGGAGAGTCTGACTGGTCTACTGGTATTCTGGTCACTGATTGGGTTGGGAAAGATGGCGATTGGGATCTCGCGCGATGCATTGTGGGAATGAACTCAAGGCTCAAGTTCAGGCAGTCAAAATGCGCATAA